In Fodinibius saliphilus, the sequence TATCTAACATATCACCAACTTCTTCCAGAGAGAACATCGATCGCATAATACTATCTATAATTTATTTAGCTTGGTTGATCAATTGGCTCTAAAATAGAAAAAATCAACTTTTTTACTAGTCGAATATAAACTATTAACAAAACAGTAATAAATATAAGGGTATAAACGCTTTAAGTCAGATTTAAAACTTCTTGATGGCGAAAACAGGAAGTAATATGATCATTAACCATACCTGTAGCTTGCATATGAGCATATATTATAGTGCTGCCAATAAATTTAAAGCCTCGTTTCTTCATATCTTTGCTTAATTTGTTCGATGTTGGAGTATTGGCAGGAACCTCCTCTAAAGACTTCCATTCGTTTTGAATGGGTTCTCCATCAACAAAATCCCATATATAGTTACAGAAGCTTCCGAACGTTTCCTGAATCTCATTAAAACATTGAGCATTATTTACAGCTGACCTTATTTTATTTTCATTTCTGATTATTTCAGGATTTTTGAGTAGTTCTTGCACCTTTTTTTCATCAAATCGCGCTACTTTTTGTACATCAAAATTGGCAAAGGCGTTTCGGTATCCAGTCCGCTTTTTAAGAATAGTACTCCAGCTTAATCCCGCTTGGGCACTTTCGAGCATGATAAATTCAAATTGGGTGGTATCATCCCATACAGGTACACCCCATTCTTCATCATGATAAGTAACATATTGTTCAAAAGTACCTTCGCACCAGTCGCATCTAGTAGGCATAATTGGATTTTTTAAATTAAAACAGCATAATTGAAATTATTTATAGTCTAAAATATCAAATTGATGCACTGGGAAAAATTAATTGAAACGTTTGGAGAGAAAACTGGAATTAGTAAACAGTTAGCCGGACAGGTTGAACTGTTGACTCATTTCCTGGAAGAGATTGTGGGTGACAAAGAGGAGGATGAGTTCTTAGAGATGTTAACGACCTTTCCAGAGTTAGCTGCACAGGCTTTTGATGAGGGAAACACAGAAGTATTAAGTAAACTGCAAAAGGAAATTGAAGCGCTATCTATAGACCAGATTGCTAAATTCTTACGGTACTATACCATCTTCTTTCACCTGATGAATTCGCAGGAACAGCGGGAGATTACACGTATTAATCGGGAACGTGCCATCCATAATGACCCTGAGTCGCCGCGCAACGAAAGTATTACAGAAGCTATTTATTATCTCAAGGAACAGGGATATAGTGCTGATGAAGCGGCTGGTGTTGTTGCTAAGCTCGATATTCAGCCAACAATAACGGCACATCCTACTGAAGCTCGCAGGCATAGTGTGCTTATAAAGCAGCAACGTATTACAGAAATGATTGAGCAGCTGCGTCAAGAGGATTTGACCCCTCATGAACGTAAAGAGATGGAAATGGATATTTTTAATGAAATCCATTTGTTAATGGCAACTGATGAAGTGCGAACTGGGAAGGTTACGGTTGAGGATGAGGTTGAAAATGGGATGTTTTATTTCCGTAATGCAATATGGGAGACCATTCCTGTACTTTATGAAGACCTTCGTCATGCCTTTGAGATGTATTATGAAAAAGTGCCAGACTTTGATACCATCCTGCGTTATCGATCTTGGATTGGCAGCGACCGTGATGGTAATCCAAATGTTACACCGGATGTTACCTGGCAGACCATTTTGGAACAGCGCCAAAATGTGTTGGATCTTTATCTTAATGAACTGAATGAATTACGTCGCTATTTAAGCATTTCACAGAATAAGTATACCATTACTAATGAATTGAAGGATTCGCTGGAGAAGGAACAGCAGCAATATCCCTTATCTGAACGCTATCAGCGACTGTACGATAAGGAGCCGTATCGCCGTAAGGTTACTCATATGATGCATAAACTGGAGCATCAAATACAAGCAGCTGATTCCGAAAATGCTGCAGGTATTCTAAAGGAGGGGCAAAAATATAGGGCAGAAGACTTTATTACTGATTTAGAAATGATTCGCCAAAGCCTGACGAACTCCGGATTAGAAAGTGTGGCAAAACAGGGAAAGCTCAATCACTTGTTACTGCGGGCTAAAACGTTCGGCTTTCATATGGCGGCCTTGGATATTCGTCAACACAGTGCCAAACATGAGAATGCCGTAGCAGAGTTACTTAATGTTGGGAAGGTTACCGAGCATTACAAACAACTTTCTGAAGATAGAAAGGTAACTTTGCTTACTGAAGAGTTGAAAAACCCGCGTCCTCTTTCACCTGTGCATGCGCAGCTTACGGATGATACTGCCAAAATGCTGGAGGTATTTGAGATTATAGGAAGAATGCTACAGTTAGATAGTCAATGCATTGGTAATTATATCATCAGCATGACGCACGGGGTAAGTGATATGCTGGAGGTCTTTATATTGGCTAAAGAGGTAGGGCTTTGGAGCTATAATGCTGCTTCTGTCGAAAGCAAAATTGATGTAGTACCTCTTTTTGAGACAATAGAAGATCTGGAAGAGTGTGGCAGGTTAATGACCGAAATATTTGAAAGTCCACTTTATCAACAACAGCTTGCAGCACGTAATAACCTCCAAGAAATTATGCTTGGATATTCCGACAGTAATAAAGATGGAGGGTATTGGATGGCAAATTGGGCCCTTGAAAAAGCACAACGAAGCTTAGGTAAAGTGTGCAGAGAATATGAGGTTGATTTTCGATTATTCCATGGACGAGGGGGAACCGTAGGACGTGGCGGAGGCCGGTCTAATCAGGCGATACTTGCATTACCGCCAATCAGTAATAATGGACGTATTCGTTTTACCGAACAGGGAGAGGTGATCTCATTCCGATATTCACTGGCTCCCATCACACGACGGCATCTTGAACAGATTGTCAATGCCATGATTAGGGTTACTGTTTCAGAGCAGGATTCATATCTGGATCAGGATCAATTTAATGAGACTATGGAGCAGTTAGCAACGAGATCTATGCTACGGTATCGTAATCTCATTGATGACA encodes:
- a CDS encoding DNA-3-methyladenine glycosylase I, giving the protein MPTRCDWCEGTFEQYVTYHDEEWGVPVWDDTTQFEFIMLESAQAGLSWSTILKKRTGYRNAFANFDVQKVARFDEKKVQELLKNPEIIRNENKIRSAVNNAQCFNEIQETFGSFCNYIWDFVDGEPIQNEWKSLEEVPANTPTSNKLSKDMKKRGFKFIGSTIIYAHMQATGMVNDHITSCFRHQEVLNLT
- the ppc gene encoding phosphoenolpyruvate carboxylase — its product is MHWEKLIETFGEKTGISKQLAGQVELLTHFLEEIVGDKEEDEFLEMLTTFPELAAQAFDEGNTEVLSKLQKEIEALSIDQIAKFLRYYTIFFHLMNSQEQREITRINRERAIHNDPESPRNESITEAIYYLKEQGYSADEAAGVVAKLDIQPTITAHPTEARRHSVLIKQQRITEMIEQLRQEDLTPHERKEMEMDIFNEIHLLMATDEVRTGKVTVEDEVENGMFYFRNAIWETIPVLYEDLRHAFEMYYEKVPDFDTILRYRSWIGSDRDGNPNVTPDVTWQTILEQRQNVLDLYLNELNELRRYLSISQNKYTITNELKDSLEKEQQQYPLSERYQRLYDKEPYRRKVTHMMHKLEHQIQAADSENAAGILKEGQKYRAEDFITDLEMIRQSLTNSGLESVAKQGKLNHLLLRAKTFGFHMAALDIRQHSAKHENAVAELLNVGKVTEHYKQLSEDRKVTLLTEELKNPRPLSPVHAQLTDDTAKMLEVFEIIGRMLQLDSQCIGNYIISMTHGVSDMLEVFILAKEVGLWSYNAASVESKIDVVPLFETIEDLEECGRLMTEIFESPLYQQQLAARNNLQEIMLGYSDSNKDGGYWMANWALEKAQRSLGKVCREYEVDFRLFHGRGGTVGRGGGRSNQAILALPPISNNGRIRFTEQGEVISFRYSLAPITRRHLEQIVNAMIRVTVSEQDSYLDQDQFNETMEQLATRSMLRYRNLIDDKDFWDWYTAKTPIEHISRLPIASRPVSRGSAKAADFENLRAIPWVFAWTQVRYNVPGWFGIGKVLHTLIGQVDKLEKLQRWYKEEIFFKTVLDNAQREMARTHIPTANIYEDIDDGSFHRRITEDFEKAATAITQITGQTRILDNSPVIKKSIRFRNPFTYPLNMMQTELLQRWKTKQVEKEDDLRNALFLSINGVAAAMQSTG